The Streptomyces sp. NBC_00162 genome window below encodes:
- a CDS encoding LLM class flavin-dependent oxidoreductase, producing MKFLAITLITDSADPVTGALTPTRERFREVVAAALLAEELGFDGFGVGERHERPFLSSSPPVVLSHIAALTRRIRLFTAVTTLSLLDPVRAYEDYATLDHLSDGRLELMIGKGNGTAQRELFHVTPEDQWERNAEGYELFRRIWREDKVTAEPRFRPALAGAEVLPRPFQPALRVWHGSATSRESVDLAARYGDPLFSANVTHPIVPYAELIRHYRERWEHYGHDPAHAVVGAGTAGYHAAPTSQQAVAAYRPAFARYLAFHKQQGLDPVFPTLEDFIERSSALVGSPQQVIEKVHRYHEAFGHTALHLQAEPGGLTPAEHRASLELFQSQIAPVLRREIPDPAFPDL from the coding sequence GTGAAGTTCCTGGCCATCACCCTGATCACGGACTCCGCGGATCCGGTGACGGGCGCCCTCACACCCACCCGTGAGCGGTTCCGCGAGGTGGTCGCCGCCGCGCTGCTCGCGGAGGAGCTCGGCTTCGACGGCTTCGGGGTCGGCGAGCGCCACGAGCGGCCGTTCCTGTCCTCCTCACCGCCCGTGGTGCTCAGCCACATCGCCGCGCTGACCCGCCGGATCCGGCTGTTCACCGCCGTGACCACCCTGAGCCTGCTGGACCCGGTGCGGGCGTACGAGGACTACGCGACGCTCGACCACCTCTCCGACGGCCGCCTGGAGCTGATGATCGGCAAGGGCAACGGCACGGCCCAGCGCGAGCTGTTCCACGTGACCCCCGAGGACCAGTGGGAGCGCAACGCCGAGGGCTACGAGCTGTTCCGGCGCATCTGGCGCGAGGACAAGGTGACCGCCGAGCCGCGCTTCCGCCCCGCGCTGGCCGGCGCCGAGGTCCTGCCGAGGCCCTTCCAGCCGGCCCTGCGGGTCTGGCACGGCAGTGCGACCAGCCGGGAGTCCGTCGATCTCGCGGCGCGCTACGGAGACCCGCTCTTCTCGGCGAACGTCACCCACCCGATCGTCCCGTACGCCGAACTGATCCGCCACTACCGGGAGCGCTGGGAGCACTACGGGCACGATCCGGCGCACGCCGTCGTGGGTGCGGGTACGGCCGGCTACCACGCGGCCCCCACCTCGCAGCAGGCCGTGGCGGCGTACCGGCCGGCGTTCGCCCGGTACCTCGCCTTCCACAAGCAGCAGGGTCTGGATCCCGTCTTCCCGACGCTGGAGGACTTCATCGAGCGCAGCTCGGCGCTCGTGGGCAGCCCCCAGCAGGTGATCGAGAAGGTCCACCGCTACCACGAGGCCTTCGGCCACACGGCCCTGCACCTCCAGGCGGAGCCGGGCGGGCTCACCCCCGCGGAGCACCGTGCCTCCCTCGAACTCTTCCAGTCGCAGATCGCCCCGGTGTTGCGCCGCGAGATCCCCGACCCCGCCTTCCCCGACCTGTAA
- a CDS encoding NtaA/DmoA family FMN-dependent monooxygenase (This protein belongs to a clade of FMN-dependent monooxygenases, within a broader family of flavin-dependent oxidoreductases, the luciferase-like monooxygenase (LMM) family, some of whose members use coenzyme F420 rather than FMN.), whose product MSTKPLKQIHLAAHFPGVNNTTVWSDPAAGSHIDFDSFVHFARTAERAKFDFLFLAEGLRLREQGGRIYDLDVVGRPDTFTVLAALAAVTERLGLTGTINSTFNEPYEVARQFASLDHLSEGRAAWNVVTSWDAFTGENFRRGGFLPREDRYSRAQEFLATATELFDSWDGSEIAADAGSGTFLRDARAGAFAHQGRHFDIEGHFNVPRSPQGRPVAFQAGDSDEGREFAASSADAIFGQYGTLDEGREFYADVKGRLPKYGRSPDQLKILPAATFVLGDTDAEAHEIAHDVRRLQVSGQTAIKFLEHVWNRDLSAYDPDGPLPAVDPEVGENTIALGRASVRQFRDPLETARQWRELAQAKNLSIRELVIATTSRQTFVGSAATVAESINDLVQADAADGFILVPHITPGGLDGFADTVVPLLQERGVFRAEYEGTTLREHLGLTVPGVGAAVRQVAAS is encoded by the coding sequence ATGAGCACCAAGCCGCTCAAGCAGATCCATCTCGCGGCCCACTTCCCCGGAGTCAACAACACCACCGTGTGGAGCGACCCGGCCGCCGGCAGCCACATCGACTTCGATTCGTTCGTCCACTTCGCGCGGACCGCCGAACGCGCCAAATTCGACTTCCTCTTCCTTGCCGAGGGTCTCAGGCTGCGCGAACAGGGCGGCCGGATATACGACTTGGACGTGGTCGGACGGCCCGACACCTTCACCGTGCTCGCCGCCCTGGCGGCCGTCACCGAGCGCCTCGGGCTGACCGGCACGATCAATTCCACCTTCAACGAGCCCTACGAGGTGGCCCGCCAGTTCGCCTCGCTGGACCATCTCTCCGAGGGTCGGGCCGCGTGGAACGTCGTCACCTCCTGGGACGCCTTCACCGGCGAGAACTTCCGGCGCGGCGGGTTCCTGCCGCGCGAGGACCGCTACTCGCGCGCCCAGGAGTTCCTGGCCACCGCGACCGAGCTGTTCGACTCCTGGGACGGCTCCGAGATCGCCGCCGACGCCGGTTCGGGCACGTTCCTGCGGGACGCACGGGCCGGGGCCTTCGCCCACCAGGGGCGGCATTTCGACATCGAGGGTCACTTCAACGTGCCGCGCAGCCCGCAGGGCCGACCGGTGGCCTTCCAGGCGGGGGACTCCGACGAGGGCCGCGAGTTCGCCGCCTCCAGTGCCGACGCGATCTTCGGCCAATACGGGACCCTCGACGAGGGCCGGGAGTTCTACGCCGACGTCAAGGGCCGCCTTCCCAAGTACGGGCGCTCCCCGGACCAGTTGAAGATCCTGCCCGCGGCCACCTTCGTACTCGGCGACACCGACGCCGAGGCGCACGAGATCGCGCACGACGTACGCCGCCTGCAGGTCAGCGGGCAGACCGCGATCAAGTTCCTGGAGCACGTCTGGAACCGGGACCTGTCCGCCTACGACCCGGACGGCCCGCTGCCTGCCGTCGACCCGGAGGTCGGTGAGAACACGATCGCCCTCGGGCGTGCGAGCGTCCGCCAGTTCCGCGACCCGCTCGAAACCGCCCGCCAGTGGCGCGAGCTCGCCCAGGCCAAGAACCTCTCCATCCGCGAGCTCGTCATCGCGACCACCTCCCGCCAGACCTTCGTCGGCTCCGCCGCCACGGTCGCCGAGTCGATCAACGACCTGGTGCAGGCGGACGCGGCCGACGGGTTCATCCTGGTCCCCCACATCACGCCGGGCGGCCTGGACGGATTCGCGGACACCGTCGTCCCGCTGCTCCAGGAGCGTGGCGTCTTCCGCGCCGAGTACGAGGGCACCACCCTGCGCGAGCACCTCGGGCTCACGGTGCCCGGCGTCGGAGCGGCGGTCCGGCAGGTCGCGGCCTCGTGA
- a CDS encoding GNAT family N-acetyltransferase, whose protein sequence is MSTNAGPSTSTSTGTGTGTSTRLGTVVSPHVLDNPAWASLSGAHAAFAERAARPEADPSSSRAARYPSDVSPFAALADPADPDSWADLRRLVGDGGTAALAGVLTPPDGWETVGSVPGVQLVDTSLRAEPAPEAVRLGPRDVPEILGLIELTKPGPFLPRTVELGTYLGIRHHGRLIAMAGERLRPPGWTEISAVCTHPDHRGGGLATRLVRAVAAGIRERGDVPFLHTAASNTTAIRLYQSIGFTLRRRPSFMAVRAPCNTAANFS, encoded by the coding sequence ATGAGCACGAACGCAGGTCCCAGCACGAGCACGAGCACGGGCACGGGCACGGGCACGAGCACGCGCCTGGGCACCGTGGTGTCCCCGCACGTCCTCGACAACCCCGCCTGGGCCTCGTTGTCCGGCGCGCACGCCGCCTTCGCCGAGCGGGCGGCCCGTCCCGAGGCCGATCCCTCCTCCTCCCGCGCCGCCCGCTATCCGTCGGACGTCTCGCCGTTCGCCGCCCTCGCGGACCCGGCCGACCCGGACTCGTGGGCCGACCTGCGCAGGCTGGTCGGCGACGGCGGGACCGCCGCGCTCGCCGGCGTACTGACCCCGCCCGACGGCTGGGAGACCGTTGGCTCGGTCCCCGGCGTCCAGCTGGTCGACACCTCGCTGCGCGCCGAACCCGCCCCCGAGGCGGTCAGGCTCGGCCCCCGTGACGTACCCGAGATCCTCGGTCTGATCGAGCTCACCAAGCCCGGTCCGTTCCTGCCGCGCACCGTCGAGCTGGGCACGTACCTCGGCATCCGTCACCACGGCCGGCTGATCGCGATGGCCGGGGAGCGGCTGCGGCCGCCGGGCTGGACCGAGATCAGCGCGGTGTGCACCCATCCCGACCACCGGGGCGGGGGGCTGGCGACGCGGCTGGTCCGCGCCGTCGCCGCGGGAATCCGGGAGCGCGGCGACGTCCCGTTCCTCCATACCGCGGCGAGCAACACGACGGCGATCCGGCTGTACCAGTCGATCGGCTTCACCCTGCGCCGCCGCCCGTCCTTCATGGCGGTCCGCGCGCCCTGCAATACCGCTGCCAACTTCTCTTAA
- a CDS encoding LLM class flavin-dependent oxidoreductase translates to MSGIPLGVLDLVPVSSGSTAAEALHHSIDLARQTEAFGYARYWFAEHHLNPGVAGTSPAVVLALTASATKTIRLGSGAVQLGHRTALSTVEEFGLIDALHPGRLDLGLGRSAGRPQQRTSQVPPFEGYTPNGLRIPARFSFAHLLGHPRVALQQRLLNLPGAQPQEYAEQVDDVLALLRGDYRSPEGVEAHAVPGEGADVQVWILGSSGGVSAETAGRNGLRFAANYHVSPASVLEAAEGYRAAFKPSAELDRPYLTVSADVVVAEDDETARELAAGYAPWVRSIRTAEGAIPFPTPAEARALPWTDADRELVADRVDTQFVGSARTVADHLERLQEATGADELLITTITHDHADRVRSYRLLAEEWQRR, encoded by the coding sequence ATGTCCGGCATCCCCCTCGGGGTCCTCGACCTCGTACCGGTTTCCTCCGGTTCCACCGCCGCCGAGGCCCTGCACCACAGCATCGACCTCGCCCGGCAGACCGAGGCCTTCGGCTACGCCCGCTACTGGTTCGCCGAGCACCACCTCAACCCGGGGGTCGCCGGGACCTCCCCCGCGGTCGTCCTCGCGCTGACCGCCTCCGCGACCAAGACCATCCGGCTCGGCTCAGGCGCCGTCCAGCTCGGACACCGCACCGCGCTGTCCACGGTCGAGGAGTTCGGCCTGATCGATGCGCTGCACCCCGGGCGCCTGGACCTGGGCCTGGGCCGCTCGGCCGGCCGTCCGCAGCAGCGGACTTCGCAGGTCCCTCCGTTCGAGGGGTACACCCCGAACGGGCTGCGCATCCCGGCCCGGTTCTCCTTCGCGCACCTGCTGGGTCATCCGCGGGTCGCGCTCCAGCAGAGGCTGCTGAACCTGCCGGGTGCCCAGCCGCAGGAGTACGCCGAGCAGGTCGACGACGTCCTCGCGCTGCTGCGGGGCGACTACCGCTCCCCGGAGGGGGTGGAGGCACATGCCGTCCCGGGCGAGGGGGCCGACGTACAGGTGTGGATCCTGGGCAGCAGCGGCGGGGTCAGCGCGGAGACCGCGGGCCGCAACGGGCTGCGGTTCGCGGCCAATTACCACGTCAGCCCGGCCTCGGTGCTGGAGGCGGCCGAGGGCTACCGGGCCGCCTTCAAGCCGTCCGCGGAGCTGGACCGGCCGTATCTGACGGTGTCCGCCGATGTCGTCGTGGCCGAGGACGACGAGACGGCCCGCGAGCTGGCCGCCGGCTACGCGCCCTGGGTGCGCAGCATCCGTACCGCCGAGGGCGCCATCCCCTTCCCCACGCCTGCCGAGGCGCGCGCCCTGCCCTGGACGGACGCGGACCGGGAACTCGTCGCCGACCGGGTGGACACCCAGTTCGTCGGCTCGGCCCGGACCGTCGCCGATCATCTGGAGCGGCTCCAGGAGGCCACCGGGGCCGACGAGTTGCTGATCACCACCATCACGCACGACCACGCCGACCGGGTCCGCTCCTACCGCCTGCTGGCCGAGGAGTGGCAGCGTCGTTGA
- a CDS encoding collagenase gives MRKPPTLRKLTQLLIPTVAVAGLGLTMLAPNGAAAPAGAGAPKPAPRSAPAPQPASATVLAADLAPGHAADPVRSASKDSKASNPAQRPPLPAAQNAAERELARSAAKAAADCNVSDFTSKTGTALVEQIQKSDTTCINTLFSVAGEDSKALFREEQMVTVANALKGVATNYPGDNSTFATQVVLYLRAGYYIQYNQPENVGEYGPTLKSAIQGALDAFFGSSHAFDVTEANGETLAETVTLIDSSGENARHLNVVKRLQKDYNSSYDQFYGMLAAVNNTYTVLFRGHQLPEFVAAVKADPSVLTGLRDFAVAHDDLLGTDKSYLAGNAGRELGRFLRHADLKDTVKPLVKELLGRSEITGRTAPLWVGLAEMTNEYDKENCAEYETCDLQNRVRDAVLTVKHACGPSVKILAQELTASELSATCDSVVKQDPVFHTIVKDNGPVKDDNNASIEIVAFNSSTDYKTYAGVVFGIDTNNGGMYLEGDPAAEGNQPRFIAYEQRAQDGSFQIWNLNHEYTHYLDGRYDMYGDFAAGQTTPTVMWIEGFAEYVSYSYRGITYDRAIEEAGKNTYKLSRLFETTYDNADTTRVYQWGYLGVRYMLQSHPADVATLLGHYRAGEYDAAHSLLRDTIGTRYDADFADWLSKCAGGDCGRLPARSGR, from the coding sequence ATGCGCAAACCCCCCACCCTCAGGAAACTCACCCAACTGCTGATACCCACCGTGGCCGTTGCCGGCCTGGGGCTCACCATGCTCGCCCCCAATGGCGCGGCGGCCCCGGCCGGCGCTGGGGCACCCAAGCCCGCACCGAGGTCGGCCCCCGCCCCACAGCCCGCCTCCGCCACGGTGCTTGCCGCCGATCTCGCACCCGGACATGCCGCCGACCCCGTGCGATCGGCCTCGAAGGACTCGAAGGCCTCAAACCCCGCACAACGCCCTCCGCTCCCCGCGGCCCAGAACGCCGCAGAGCGCGAGCTGGCCCGCTCTGCGGCGAAGGCCGCGGCGGACTGCAACGTCAGCGACTTCACCTCGAAGACCGGCACTGCCCTGGTCGAGCAGATCCAGAAGTCGGACACCACCTGCATCAACACGCTGTTCAGCGTGGCCGGTGAGGACTCCAAGGCCCTCTTCCGTGAGGAACAGATGGTCACGGTGGCGAACGCACTCAAGGGTGTCGCAACCAACTACCCGGGTGACAACAGCACTTTCGCAACCCAGGTGGTGCTGTACCTGCGCGCCGGCTACTACATCCAGTACAACCAGCCCGAGAACGTCGGCGAATACGGCCCGACGCTGAAGAGCGCCATTCAGGGCGCCCTGGATGCCTTCTTCGGCTCATCCCACGCCTTCGACGTCACCGAGGCCAACGGAGAGACCCTGGCCGAGACGGTCACCCTGATCGACAGCTCCGGAGAGAACGCCCGCCACCTCAACGTGGTCAAGCGTCTGCAGAAGGACTACAACTCGTCGTACGACCAGTTCTACGGGATGCTCGCAGCGGTCAACAACACCTACACCGTGCTCTTCCGCGGCCACCAGCTGCCTGAGTTCGTGGCAGCCGTGAAGGCGGACCCGAGCGTCCTCACCGGACTGCGTGACTTCGCCGTCGCCCACGACGATCTGCTCGGCACCGACAAGTCCTACCTGGCCGGCAACGCCGGACGCGAACTCGGCCGCTTCCTGCGGCACGCCGACCTCAAGGACACCGTCAAGCCGTTGGTCAAAGAGCTGCTCGGCCGCAGCGAGATCACTGGCCGCACCGCCCCGCTCTGGGTCGGCCTTGCCGAGATGACGAATGAGTACGACAAGGAGAACTGCGCCGAGTACGAAACCTGTGACCTGCAGAACCGCGTGCGCGACGCCGTGCTGACGGTCAAGCACGCATGCGGTCCGAGCGTGAAGATCCTCGCGCAGGAGCTGACCGCGTCCGAACTGTCGGCCACGTGCGACAGCGTCGTCAAGCAGGACCCGGTGTTCCACACCATCGTCAAGGACAACGGTCCGGTCAAGGACGACAACAACGCCAGCATCGAGATCGTCGCCTTCAACTCCAGTACCGACTACAAGACCTACGCCGGTGTCGTCTTCGGCATCGACACCAACAACGGCGGCATGTACCTCGAGGGCGACCCAGCCGCTGAGGGCAACCAGCCGCGCTTCATCGCCTACGAGCAGCGGGCCCAGGACGGCTCCTTCCAGATCTGGAACCTCAACCACGAGTACACCCACTACCTCGACGGCCGCTACGACATGTACGGCGACTTCGCAGCCGGGCAGACCACCCCGACCGTGATGTGGATCGAGGGTTTCGCCGAGTACGTCTCCTACTCGTACCGCGGCATCACCTACGACAGGGCGATCGAGGAGGCGGGCAAGAACACCTACAAGCTCAGCCGGCTCTTCGAGACCACCTACGACAACGCCGACACCACCCGTGTCTACCAGTGGGGCTATCTGGGCGTCCGCTACATGCTCCAGTCGCACCCCGCGGACGTGGCAACCCTGCTCGGCCACTACCGCGCAGGCGAGTACGACGCGGCCCACAGCCTGCTCCGCGACACCATCGGCACCAGGTACGACGCCGACTTCGCCGACTGGCTGAGCAAGTGCGCAGGCGGCGACTGCGGCCGGCTGCCGGCCCGGAGCGGCCGGTGA
- a CDS encoding ABC transporter substrate-binding protein, producing MQRRPSLRTRFVRGLGAATATVALASGLTACGGDAEATGAGGDVVTIGAVSNGAARQTELTVPAVEALRAQLPAAVRERGELVIGVGALPAGFPPLAYVGTDQKTLTGAEPDLGRLVAAVLGLKPVVKNSTWENVFLGVDSGKVDVAFTNVTVTEERKKKYEFASYRQDNLAFEVLKDNPWSFGNDFHSLAGKTVAVSSGTNQEKILLEWQKKLQAEGKDLTVKYFPDANSTALALSGKKIDLSFGPNPSIAYHITQSASGNAPTRSAGSFSGAGESLQGLIAATAKKDSGLAKPVAEAINHLIKDGQYAQLLAAWNLSNEAVTTSEVDPPGLPVTNS from the coding sequence ATGCAACGCCGACCCTCCCTGCGCACCAGATTCGTCCGCGGCCTCGGCGCCGCCACCGCCACCGTGGCGCTCGCCTCCGGCCTCACCGCGTGCGGCGGCGATGCCGAGGCCACCGGGGCAGGTGGGGACGTGGTCACCATCGGCGCGGTGTCCAACGGTGCCGCCCGGCAGACCGAGCTGACCGTCCCGGCCGTGGAGGCCCTGCGCGCGCAGCTGCCGGCGGCCGTCCGCGAACGCGGTGAGCTCGTCATCGGCGTGGGCGCGCTGCCCGCAGGCTTCCCGCCGCTGGCGTACGTCGGCACCGACCAGAAGACCCTGACCGGCGCGGAACCGGACCTCGGCCGGCTGGTGGCCGCCGTGCTCGGGCTCAAGCCGGTAGTGAAGAACTCCACCTGGGAGAACGTCTTCCTCGGTGTCGACAGTGGCAAGGTCGACGTCGCCTTCACGAACGTCACGGTCACCGAGGAGCGCAAGAAGAAGTACGAGTTCGCCTCCTACCGGCAGGACAACCTGGCCTTCGAGGTCCTGAAGGACAACCCCTGGAGCTTCGGCAACGACTTCCACAGCCTCGCGGGCAAGACGGTGGCGGTCAGTTCGGGCACCAACCAGGAGAAGATCCTGCTTGAGTGGCAGAAGAAGCTCCAGGCGGAGGGCAAGGACCTCACTGTCAAGTACTTCCCCGACGCCAACAGCACCGCCCTGGCGCTGAGCGGCAAGAAGATCGATCTCAGCTTCGGCCCGAACCCGTCCATCGCCTACCACATCACCCAGAGCGCGAGCGGCAACGCCCCCACGCGCAGCGCGGGTTCCTTCTCCGGGGCCGGCGAGTCGCTCCAAGGCCTGATCGCCGCGACCGCGAAGAAGGACAGCGGACTCGCCAAGCCGGTGGCCGAGGCGATCAACCATCTGATCAAGGACGGCCAGTACGCGCAGCTGCTCGCCGCCTGGAACCTGTCCAACGAGGCCGTCACCACCTCGGAGGTCGACCCGCCGGGCCTGCCGGTGACCAACTCCTGA
- a CDS encoding CatB-related O-acetyltransferase yields the protein MTSDPSIAQAPDPATIHPLPAHERVVFLKPLVAGTNVVVGDFTYYDDPDGATDFAQRNVLYAYGPERLTIGKYCAIATGTRFLMAGADHPSMGVSTFPFAMFGGEWTEQTLDLVTGMPSRGDTVVGNDVWFGYGATVMPGIRIGDGAVIAAGAVVTADVPPYTIVGGNPARTIRQRFDDGDIERLTRAAWWDWPVELVTAHARTIMAGSPQDIERIATAEGLEQQ from the coding sequence GTGACATCCGACCCGAGCATTGCCCAGGCACCTGACCCGGCCACCATCCATCCTCTGCCTGCCCACGAGCGGGTCGTCTTCCTCAAGCCACTGGTTGCCGGGACGAACGTCGTGGTGGGTGACTTCACCTACTACGACGACCCCGACGGGGCGACCGACTTCGCGCAGCGAAATGTGCTGTACGCCTACGGTCCGGAACGGCTGACCATCGGCAAGTACTGCGCGATCGCCACGGGCACCCGGTTCCTGATGGCGGGCGCGGACCACCCGTCGATGGGGGTGTCCACCTTCCCCTTCGCCATGTTCGGCGGCGAGTGGACCGAGCAGACCCTCGACCTCGTCACCGGCATGCCCAGCCGCGGGGACACGGTGGTCGGCAACGACGTGTGGTTCGGATACGGAGCCACCGTGATGCCGGGGATTCGGATCGGCGACGGCGCGGTGATCGCGGCCGGAGCGGTGGTCACCGCCGACGTGCCGCCGTACACCATCGTGGGCGGGAACCCGGCCCGGACGATCAGACAGCGCTTCGACGACGGCGACATCGAACGGCTCACACGGGCGGCCTGGTGGGACTGGCCCGTCGAGCTGGTGACCGCGCACGCGCGCACCATCATGGCCGGATCCCCGCAGGACATCGAGCGCATCGCCACCGCCGAAGGTCTGGAGCAGCAGTGA
- a CDS encoding amino acid ABC transporter ATP-binding protein, which translates to MTTITRAAAIEVHDVHKWYGDQQVLDGVSLTLRPGTVTAILGRSGSGKSTLLRVINHLEKPEAGYVSVGGELIGVQRHGGRLKELSERAILAQRGRIGFVFQNFNLFPHLTVLDNVAAAPVATGRLPRPQARALARELLERVGLGDRTGAYPRQLSGGQQQRVAIARALALRPGVILFDEPTSALDPELVGEVLSVIKDLATGGTTLVIVTHEIGFAREVADEVVFLDGGRIVEQGPPEQVLDRPAHARTREFLSKVL; encoded by the coding sequence ATGACCACCATCACGCGGGCCGCCGCGATCGAGGTCCACGACGTGCACAAGTGGTACGGCGACCAGCAGGTCCTGGACGGGGTGAGCCTGACGCTGCGGCCGGGCACGGTCACCGCGATCCTCGGCCGCTCCGGCTCCGGCAAGTCCACCCTGCTGCGGGTCATCAACCACCTGGAGAAGCCGGAGGCCGGATACGTCAGCGTGGGCGGCGAGCTGATCGGCGTACAGCGGCACGGCGGGCGGCTGAAGGAGCTGAGCGAGCGGGCGATCCTCGCCCAGCGCGGCCGGATCGGCTTCGTCTTCCAGAACTTCAACCTCTTTCCGCACCTGACCGTGCTGGATAACGTCGCCGCGGCCCCGGTGGCCACCGGCAGGCTGCCGCGGCCGCAGGCCCGGGCCCTGGCGCGCGAGCTCCTGGAGCGCGTCGGGCTCGGCGACCGGACCGGTGCCTATCCGCGGCAGCTGTCCGGCGGCCAGCAGCAGCGCGTGGCCATCGCCCGCGCCCTCGCGCTGCGGCCCGGCGTCATCCTCTTCGACGAACCCACCTCCGCGCTGGACCCCGAACTCGTCGGCGAGGTGCTGTCCGTGATCAAGGACCTGGCCACCGGCGGCACCACGCTGGTCATCGTCACGCACGAGATCGGCTTCGCCCGCGAGGTGGCCGACGAGGTCGTCTTCCTCGACGGCGGCCGCATCGTCGAACAGGGCCCGCCCGAGCAAGTGCTGGACCGGCCCGCCCATGCCCGTACGCGGGAGTTCCTGAGCAAGGTGCTCTGA
- a CDS encoding LLM class flavin-dependent oxidoreductase has product MSAFPPASAFTSASSEALHLAVALDGAGWHPAAWREPGARPGELFTARYWADAVAEAEAGLLDFVTFEDALALQSSSADGPDGRTDQVRGRLDAVLTAARVAPLTRHIGLVPAVTATHTEPFHISKAIATLDHVSRGRAGLRIQVSQLAHETRHFGRRAVPLPDAESCEEAADHIEVIRRLWDSWDDDAEIRDVATGRFVDRDKLHYIDFEGRHFSVRGPSITPRPPQGQPVVTAASAAGALGDGSAAYGLIARSTDVGYVAVRDADGARAAVAEIRQARESAGLAAQPLHLFADLTVFLDEDAPAADARRSRLDALAGAPYSSDTAIFTGTSAQLADQLQDWRTAGLSGFRLRPGVIARDLPAITRGLVPELQRRGVFRRAYEADTLRGLLGLERPGGRYAAHPAA; this is encoded by the coding sequence GTGTCCGCATTCCCGCCCGCATCCGCATTCACATCGGCATCTTCCGAAGCGCTGCACCTCGCCGTCGCGCTCGACGGCGCGGGCTGGCACCCTGCCGCCTGGCGCGAGCCGGGCGCGCGGCCCGGCGAACTCTTCACGGCCCGCTACTGGGCCGATGCCGTTGCCGAGGCCGAAGCCGGACTGCTCGACTTCGTCACCTTCGAGGACGCCCTCGCCCTCCAGTCGTCGTCGGCGGACGGGCCCGACGGGCGCACGGACCAGGTCCGCGGGCGGCTGGACGCGGTACTCACCGCCGCCCGCGTCGCACCGCTGACCCGGCACATCGGACTGGTCCCGGCCGTGACCGCCACCCACACCGAGCCCTTCCACATATCCAAGGCGATCGCCACCCTCGACCACGTCAGCCGCGGACGTGCGGGCCTGCGCATCCAGGTGTCACAACTGGCCCACGAGACCCGGCACTTCGGACGCCGGGCGGTCCCGCTCCCCGATGCGGAGTCCTGCGAGGAGGCCGCCGACCACATCGAGGTGATCCGGCGGCTGTGGGACAGCTGGGACGACGACGCCGAGATCCGGGACGTGGCCACCGGCCGGTTCGTCGACCGCGACAAGCTGCACTACATCGACTTCGAGGGCCGCCACTTCAGCGTCAGGGGGCCGTCGATCACCCCCCGCCCGCCGCAGGGGCAGCCCGTTGTAACCGCTGCGAGCGCTGCCGGCGCCCTGGGCGACGGCAGCGCGGCGTACGGTCTCATCGCCCGGTCCACGGATGTCGGGTACGTCGCCGTGCGCGATGCCGACGGGGCCCGCGCCGCGGTCGCGGAGATCCGGCAGGCCCGGGAATCAGCCGGGCTCGCGGCGCAGCCGCTGCACCTCTTCGCGGACCTCACCGTGTTCCTGGACGAGGACGCTCCCGCGGCCGACGCGCGCCGCAGCCGCCTGGACGCGCTCGCGGGCGCCCCGTACAGCAGTGACACGGCGATCTTCACCGGGACCTCCGCGCAGCTGGCGGACCAGCTCCAGGACTGGCGGACGGCAGGCCTGTCGGGCTTCCGGCTGCGGCCGGGAGTGATCGCCCGCGACCTGCCCGCCATCACCCGGGGGCTGGTACCGGAGCTCCAGCGGCGCGGGGTCTTCCGCCGCGCGTACGAGGCGGACACCCTGCGCGGACTGCTGGGCCTGGAGCGCCCGGGCGGCCGCTATGCCGCCCACCCCGCCGCCTGA